In one Amaranthus tricolor cultivar Red isolate AtriRed21 chromosome 8, ASM2621246v1, whole genome shotgun sequence genomic region, the following are encoded:
- the LOC130820747 gene encoding glucan endo-1,3-beta-glucosidase 8-like yields the protein MDRAMAIWLCTFFVLVATINGAANNLGVNWGNIASNPLPPGKVVEMLKDNGIKKVKLFDADSYTLKHLAGTGIEVMVAIPNDMLERMNDYDNAEDWVKKNVSKHLRDGGVDIRYVAVGNEPFLESYNNSFMETTFPALKNIVKALEAAGHGDIKTSIPLNADVYESSSTSPSNGDFRGDVKDLMLDIVGFLKDKGAPFIVNIYPFLSLYQNENFPEDFAFFDGGGKSITDNSKTYNNVFDANFDTLVWALKKNGYGDMKIIVGEIGWPTDGHIKANPKIAKKFYDGLMKKLSSNKGTPMRPGAMEVYLFGLLDENMKSIAPGNFERHWGIFRYDGQPKFAIDFTGKTTDKMPIGAQGVKYLEQKWCIFNPNANNQDKIASSLDYACSRSDCTPLGYGSSCNDLDLNGNISYAFNIFYQMNYQSVEACQFDGLGIITSSNASKNDCLFPIEVDSAAIRVRMAPTGTILFGIILLLFVLL from the exons ATGGATCGAGCCATGGCTATATGGTTATGCACATTCTTCGTGCTAGTGGCTACGATCAATGGTGCTGCTAACAATCTAGGTGTAAACTGGGGTAACATTGCGTCTAATCCATTACCACCAGGAAAAGTTGTTGAAATGTTGAAAGACAATGGCATAAAGAAGGTGAAGCTTTTCGATGCCGATAGCTATACTTTAAAACACTTAGCTGGGACTGGGATTGAAGTTATGGTTGCCATCCCTAATGACATGCTTGAACGGATGAACGACTATGATAATGCAGAAGATTGGGTCAAGAAGAACGTTTCCAAGCATCTTCGTGATGGAGGAGTTGATATAAG GTATGTGGCGGTAGGGAATGAGCCATTCTTAGAGAGTTACAACAATAGTTTCATGGAAACAACATTCCCAGCCTTAAAGAACATAGTGAAGGCTCTTGAAGCTGCTGGTCATGGAGATATCAAAACCTCGATTCCCCTCAATGCAGACGTGTACGAGTCATCCTCAACCTCGCCCTCGAATGGAGATTTTCGAGGTGATGTCAAGGATCTCATGCTAGACATCGTAGGCTTTCTCAAAGATAAGGGTGCACCATTTATCGTAAACATCTATCCTTTCCTTAGTCTCTACCAAAACGAGAATTTCCCAGAAGATTTCGCGTTCTTTGATGGAGGTGGAAAAAGTATAACCGACAACAGCAAAACTTATAACAATGTGTTTGATGCTAACTTTGATACTCTTGTTTGGGCCTTAAAGAAGAATGGTTATGGAgatatgaaaattatagttgGTGAGATTGGATGGCCTACTGATGGACATATCAAAGCTAATCCTAAGATTGCCAAAAAATTCTATGATGGTTTGATGAAAAAGTTGAGTTCTAACAAGGGCACCCCTATGCGGCCCGGTGCAATGGAG GTTTACCTCTTCGGCCTGCTTGACGAGAACATGAAGAGCATAGCCCCCGGAAACTTCGAGAGACATTGGGGGATCTTTCGCTATGATGGACAACCCAAGTTTGCGATCGACTTTACGGGCAAAACCACCGACAAGATGCCAATAGGGGCTCAAGGGGTCAAGTACTTAGAACAAAAATGGTGCATCTTCAACCCGAATGCAAATAACCAGGATAAGATAGCAAGCTCCCTAGACTACGCGTGCTCAAGGTCAGATTGCACGCCGCTAGGCTATGGCTCCTCGTGCAATGACCTTGATCTTAATGGTAACATCTCATACGCGTTCAACATATTCTATCAGATGAATTATCAGAGTGTCGAAGCTTGCCAGTTCGATGGGCTTGGTATAATCACCTCCAGCAATGCTTCCAAAAACGACTGTCTATTCCCGATAGAGGTTGACAGTGCAGCAATTAGGGTTCGCATGGCTCCAACAGGAACTATTCTTTTCGGAATTATACTTTTGTTGTTTGTATTATTGTAA
- the LOC130820749 gene encoding ubiquitin carboxyl-terminal hydrolase 17-like, whose protein sequence is MLQIPVFFAAALLIFTVIFRWTLKNEEEKKNVDVLVSPQATMANFNAFQGELSSNNSYNDSNFALKTRYYECAVCSNLTSTRCSRCKAVRYCSSKCQIIHWRQGHKFECNPQVSNAFERDYLNDNAETMQQRETNCIPAEDFPRMDEKNKNSKLNGEISDSPVPRLSTVTNDSLDIDNGRSLSSENGMQFPDVKSSRGLREDKTNTSDTNSKTGSGFNVKNLNRGKSRQNDKRKSRLSNTDLSPGFRQDNSSDRNVPDNIDSSRPKEVPLVDDEGQKPSHTVKHENFKSLASKSSSKSLLPSRSSSSSSQIPYNGFKVSFQKVVHLFKTSHQKKPPPHNSLIGILDNRKYKAVFQYDAFLKLYSCNDVELKPFGLTNCGNSCYANAVLQCLAYTRPLTMYLLQGLHSKECWKEKWCFVCEFEHLMLKGKEGYTPLSPIRILSNITHLGHGREEDAHEFLRYAVDSMQSVCVELAGLAGSVAEESTLVGMTFVGYLHSKIRCMKCHFKSEIYERMMDLTVEIEGDIRTLEQALKRFTASEMLEGDNKYYCSRCKSYEKAKKKLTVFQAPNILTIMLKRFQAENFTKLRKPVKFPEILNMTPYMSHSSDKDPQYSLYAVVVHLDVSSPEFSGHYVCYVKTYSDEWFKIDDSVVVSVDLERVLSVEAYMLLYARNTPRMPSSVRSFYDGKLSVMNFAADSAGHSQPKIRHSGSDVGVDPLVMQRQSSKSGYAKDPSFVEEWVTHSVESIPRVDSSSEVSSLFSYSEEGTCSTPSTKDSVSMDDFSDYLFGRGGVAGH, encoded by the exons ATGCTGCAGATTCCGGTGTTTTTTGCGGCGGCGCTGTTAATTTTTACGGTTATTTTTCGGtggacattgaaaaatgaagaggagaagaagaatgtcgACGTTTTGGTTTCTCCACAAGCTACAATGGCGAATTTCAATGCTTTTCAGGGAGAATTAAGTAGTAATAATAGCTATAATGATTCTAATTTTGCGTTGAAAACACGTTATTATGAGTGTGCTGTTTGTTCGAATCTCACTTCTACTAGGTGTTCCCGTTGCAAAGCTGTTCGTTATtg TTCTAGCAAGTGCCAAATAATCCATTGGAGACAAGGTCACAAGTTTGAATGCAATCCTCAAGTGTCCAATGCATTCGAGAGAGATTATTTAAATGATAATGCAGAAACTATGCAGCAACGTGAAACAAATTGCATCCCTGCTGAAGATTTTCCAAGGATGgatgagaaaaacaaaaatagtaAGCTGAATGGCGAAATTTCGGATTCCCCTGTACCTCGTCTATCTACCGTGACCAACGACTCTTTGGACATTGATAATGGACGAAGTCTATCTAGTGAAAATGGGATGCAATTCCCTGACGTCAAATCTTCAAGGGGCCTAAGAGAAGATAAGACTAATACATCTGACACAAATTCAAAAACGGGGTCGGGATTCAATGTTAAAAATTTGAACAGAGGAAAATCAAGACAAAATGACAAAAGAAAATCCAGGCTTTCGAACACAGACCTTTCTCCAGGATTTAGACAAGACAATTCTTCTGATAGAAATGTTCCTGACAATATCGATTCTTCCAGACCCAAAGAGGTTCCACTTGTGGATGATGAGGGACAGAAGCCTTCACATACAGTCAAGCATGAGAATTTCAAATCTTTGGCCAGTAAAAGTTCTAGCAAAAGTTTATTGCCATCAAGAAGCAGTAGTAGTTCTAGCCAGATTCCATATAATGGCTTCAAAGTGTCTTTTCAAAAAGTTGTGCATCTTTTCAAAACCTCTCATCAAAAGAAACCCCCTCCGCATAATAGTTTGATCGGAATATTGGATAATCGTAAATATAAG GCAGTATTTCAGTATGATGCATTTTTGAAACTATACTCCTGTAATGATGTTGAATTGAAACCATTCGGCCTTACAAACTGTGGAAACAG TTGCTATGCAAATGCTGTGCTCCAATGCCTTGCTTACACTCGGCCCTTGACAATGTATCTCCTTCAAGGACTTCATTCTAAAGAAT GCTGGAAGGAAAAATGGTGTTTTGTTTGTGAGTTTGAACATCTTATGCTAAAGGGAAAGGAAGGTTACACTCCACTATCCCCCATTCGAATCCTCTCTAACATTACTCATCTTGGTCATGGAAGAGAAGAAGATGCCCATGAGTTTTTGAG GTATGCTGTTGATTCTATGCAGTCGGTTTGTGTTGAGCTAGCTGGACTTGCAGGTTCAGTGGCTGAAGAAAGCACTCTCGTTGGCATGACATTTGTAGGCTATCTTCATTCTAAG ATAAGATGCATGAAGTGCCACTTTAAATCAGAGATATATGAAAGGATGATGGACCTCACTGTAGAGATAGAGGGGGATATCAGGACTCTGGAACAAGCACTTAAAAGATTTACGGCTTCTGAAATGTTAGAGGGAGATAACAAATACTATTGCAGCAG ATGTAAATCTTATGAGAAAGCTAAGAAGAAGTTGACTGTATTTCAAGCACCAAACATCCTTACAATCATGCTTAAGCGATTTCAG GCGGAAAATTTTACGAAGTTAAGAAAACCTGTTAAGTTTCCCGAAATTCTGAACATGACTCCTTATATGAGTCACTCAAGTGATAAAGACCCTCAATACAGTCTATATGCTGTAGTAGTTCATTTGGATGTCTCGAGTCCTGAATTTTCTGGTCATTATGTTTGCTACGTGAAGACTTACAGTGATGAGTGGTTCAAGATTGATGACAGTGTG GTTGTTAGCGTGGATCTGGAGAGGGTCTTATCAGTAGAGGCTTATATGCTTCTCTATGCAAG GAACACTCCAAGAATGCCATCATCTGTCAGGAGTTTTTATGATGGCAAGCTTAGTGTGATGAATTTTGCAGCTGATTCTGCTGGTCATTCTCAGCCTAAGATCAGGCATAGTGGTTCAGATGTTGGTGTTGATCCTTTGGTGATGCAGCGTCAGTCAAGTAAAAGTGGTTATGCAAAGGACCCGTCGTTTGTAGAGGAGTGGGTTACTCACTCTGTTGAAAGCATTCCAAGGGTGGATTCATCAAGTGAGGTCTCCTCCTTGTTCAGCTACTCAGAAGAGGGCACGTGTAGTACACCAAGCACCAAAGATTCTGTAAGCATGGATGACTTTTCCGATTACCTGTTTGGGAGAGGTGGTGTTGCTGGTCACTGA